A single region of the Actinoplanes sp. SE50/110 genome encodes:
- a CDS encoding alpha/beta hydrolase fold domain-containing protein, whose amino-acid sequence MTEIQVSGAVPRQARARATFLGYAMKALRSLPRPVQRAVLNGAAAGELPPVADFVRMLEIAGDLPETGPTHAELLARFPALAAVEVTDPAVDGVPARLYRLPGHPAEAALIWVHGGAFVRGDLAMPEAHWTGLTLAARGIPVLSLDYRKALHGVRFPAPSDDVLTGWSWAVNHPSLIGVPAAKMHLGGASAGASLAAGVAKRLRDGEGRPPATVVLAYPAVHPELTGWDEPGLAAIRDNHSAVYFSPGWIRDLSAHYAGPDRLTDPYAFPGLGDLTGTPPTLIVNCGADTLRRSGELYTEQLRAAGVAVTSHLLPDAPHGTLNDPFSDAGVRTADLIAGWLVPK is encoded by the coding sequence ATGACGGAAATCCAGGTCAGCGGTGCGGTTCCACGCCAGGCGCGGGCCAGGGCCACCTTCCTCGGGTACGCCATGAAGGCCCTGCGCAGCCTGCCCCGCCCGGTTCAGCGGGCGGTCCTGAACGGTGCCGCCGCGGGTGAGCTGCCCCCGGTCGCCGACTTCGTGCGGATGCTGGAGATCGCCGGTGACCTGCCGGAGACCGGCCCCACCCACGCCGAACTGCTCGCCCGCTTCCCGGCCCTGGCCGCCGTCGAGGTGACCGACCCGGCCGTCGACGGCGTCCCCGCCCGCCTCTACCGGCTTCCCGGCCACCCCGCCGAAGCGGCGCTGATCTGGGTGCATGGCGGCGCGTTCGTCCGCGGCGACCTGGCGATGCCGGAGGCGCACTGGACCGGCCTGACCCTCGCCGCCCGTGGCATCCCGGTGCTGTCCCTGGACTACCGCAAGGCGCTGCACGGCGTCCGCTTCCCGGCCCCCTCCGACGATGTCCTCACCGGCTGGTCGTGGGCGGTCAACCACCCGTCGCTGATCGGGGTGCCGGCGGCGAAGATGCACCTCGGCGGCGCCAGCGCCGGCGCGAGCCTGGCCGCCGGTGTCGCCAAGCGTCTCCGCGACGGCGAGGGCCGCCCACCGGCCACGGTCGTGCTCGCCTATCCCGCCGTCCACCCGGAGCTCACCGGCTGGGACGAGCCGGGCCTGGCCGCGATCCGCGACAACCACTCCGCGGTGTACTTCTCGCCGGGCTGGATCCGCGACCTGAGCGCCCACTACGCCGGTCCGGACCGGCTCACCGACCCGTACGCGTTCCCCGGCCTCGGCGACCTGACCGGCACCCCGCCCACCCTGATCGTCAACTGCGGCGCCGACACCCTGCGCCGCTCCGGCGAGCTCTATACCGAGCAGCTCCGCGCCGCCGGTGTCGCAGTGACGTCCCACCTGCTGCCGGACGCCCCGCACGGCACCCTCAACGATCCGTTCAGCGACGCCGGTGTCCGCACCGCCGACCTCATCGCCGGCTGGCTCGTTCCGAAATAG
- a CDS encoding IS481 family transposase, giving the protein MPHRNAPLSETGRLRLARCVVDDRWPLRRAAERFQVSTTTAKRWADRYRTDGPAGMTDRSSRPHHSPSQTPTRTERRIIKVRILRRWGPARIAYFLSLNPATVHRVLTRYRLARLTHLDRATSRPIRRYEHDTPGDLVHVDIKKLGNIPDGGGHRVHGRADGNRHSSAHRDPARPRTHHGRPNLGYHYLHNAVDDHSRLAYTEILPDETRETATAFWQRAHAWFTSRGITVKRVLTDNGSCYRSHLWHDALAAAGITHKRTRPYRPQTNGKVERFNRTMLDEWAYARAYRTETERREALPAWLHTYNHHRGHTALNGLPPASRVPNLSGQYS; this is encoded by the coding sequence ATGCCCCACCGTAATGCACCCTTGTCCGAGACCGGCAGGCTGCGCCTGGCGCGCTGCGTGGTCGATGACCGATGGCCGCTACGGCGAGCCGCCGAACGTTTCCAGGTCAGCACGACCACAGCGAAACGGTGGGCCGACCGCTACCGCACCGACGGGCCGGCGGGTATGACCGACCGTTCCTCGCGACCACACCACAGCCCGTCACAGACTCCGACCCGCACTGAGCGGCGAATCATCAAGGTCCGCATCCTGCGCCGTTGGGGACCCGCCCGGATCGCCTACTTCCTGAGCCTGAACCCGGCCACCGTGCACCGGGTCCTGACCCGCTACCGGCTCGCCAGGCTCACCCACCTGGACCGGGCCACCAGCCGGCCGATCCGCCGCTACGAACACGACACACCAGGCGATCTGGTCCATGTCGACATCAAGAAACTCGGCAACATCCCCGACGGCGGCGGCCACCGCGTCCACGGCCGGGCCGACGGCAACCGCCACAGCTCGGCCCACCGGGACCCGGCCCGTCCCCGCACCCACCACGGCCGGCCCAACCTCGGCTACCACTACCTGCACAACGCTGTTGACGACCACTCCCGGCTGGCCTACACCGAAATCCTGCCCGACGAGACCCGCGAGACAGCCACAGCCTTCTGGCAACGCGCCCACGCCTGGTTCACCAGCCGGGGCATCACCGTCAAACGGGTACTGACCGACAACGGCTCCTGCTACCGCTCCCACCTATGGCATGACGCACTCGCCGCCGCCGGCATCACCCACAAACGCACCCGCCCCTACCGGCCCCAGACCAACGGAAAAGTCGAACGCTTCAACCGCACCATGCTCGACGAATGGGCCTACGCCCGGGCCTACCGCACCGAAACCGAACGCCGCGAAGCCCTGCCCGCCTGGCTACACACCTACAATCACCACCGCGGACACACCGCACTCAACGGCCTACCACCCGCCAGCCGCGTCCCCAACCTCTCGGGTCAGTACAGTTAG